In one window of Thiobacillus sp. DNA:
- a CDS encoding response regulator yields the protein MSGFQLNFRFFAVILLGLETLVGVFLYRDWREKDEQYLRQQTLGLETAYRSSVQMFALATDLLFQEIMQRPEVVDTLKQGFSTQDEEEQAANRGKLYRLLYPTYAQLKKNSLRQFHFHQANGASFLRFHEPARFGDALFDIRPSVRIANVEKRPVSGFETGRVLSGFRYVYPILIDGEHLGSMEASVSFRAIRDAMATLEHSHEYAFILSRGAVEGRLAPEQISLYASSGLHDDYLVEDPRLQLPDSPPPPSARVQALNALLKKMPEVAEGMHAGKPLTVKVNLRGETMAAAFLPVKDVEGRQVAYVVSYSAVPLANLFLRDFVVSFLASALLLMAVGVLFWHVLRSRAALEAEKQSLKVVTDTVADGLYAMDKQGLVTLLNPSAEKLLGFKESDVLGKVGHDLFHSHAVNEHLPKHLCPIYRQVSRGEIFNGEEVFSRQDGSHLPVEISSQPMLDHGKVSGSVTVFRDITERKKMESALTEAKAAAENANRMKSEFLANMSHEIRTPMNGIIGLTRLVLDSDLEAEQREHLEMVRTSADTLMTIINDILDFSKIEAGRLTLERTAFRVRSTLEAALQPLFVQARQKGLEMTLDVGRDVPEVIVGDPVRLSQVLINLVGNAVKFTQQGCISVEVSQVGTRDHMARLGFGVTDTGTGIPANKQESIFESFSQADASITRKYGGTGLGLAIVRQLVRMMGGEVRVDSRPGQGSRFHFDLDFKVDGRSLQTEGQADSVGYATAMHILLVEDNAVNRKLATVLLAKAGHRVSVAEDGGEALALLTQPHDYDAVLLDVQMPVMDGLQVARALRQHEALHGGHLPVIALTANAMVGDRERFMDAGMDDYVSKPINVGELLEALERVQAS from the coding sequence TTGAGCGGGTTTCAACTCAACTTCAGGTTCTTCGCCGTCATCCTGCTGGGCCTTGAAACCCTGGTGGGGGTGTTTCTTTACCGGGACTGGCGGGAAAAGGACGAGCAGTACCTGCGCCAACAGACCCTCGGCCTGGAAACGGCTTACCGTTCCAGCGTGCAGATGTTCGCGCTGGCCACAGACCTGTTGTTCCAGGAGATCATGCAGCGACCGGAGGTGGTCGACACCCTGAAGCAGGGTTTTTCCACCCAGGACGAGGAGGAACAGGCCGCGAACCGGGGCAAGCTGTATCGGCTGCTGTATCCCACCTATGCCCAGCTCAAGAAGAACAGCCTGCGCCAGTTTCATTTCCATCAAGCCAACGGCGCCAGTTTCCTGCGCTTTCACGAGCCGGCCAGATTTGGCGACGCCCTGTTCGACATCCGTCCTTCCGTGCGCATCGCCAATGTGGAAAAGCGTCCGGTCTCGGGCTTCGAGACTGGGCGGGTGCTTTCAGGATTCCGCTATGTCTATCCCATCCTGATAGACGGTGAGCACCTGGGCAGCATGGAGGCGAGCGTCAGTTTCCGCGCCATCCGGGATGCCATGGCCACCCTGGAGCATTCCCACGAATACGCGTTCATCCTGAGCCGCGGCGCCGTGGAGGGACGTCTCGCGCCGGAGCAGATCAGCCTGTACGCCAGTTCCGGCCTGCATGATGATTACCTGGTGGAAGATCCCAGGCTGCAATTGCCGGATTCGCCTCCCCCGCCGTCCGCACGCGTGCAGGCCCTCAACGCCTTGCTGAAGAAAATGCCTGAAGTGGCCGAGGGGATGCATGCGGGCAAGCCCCTCACCGTCAAGGTCAACCTGAGGGGCGAGACCATGGCCGCCGCCTTCCTGCCCGTCAAGGACGTGGAAGGCAGGCAGGTTGCCTATGTGGTGTCCTACAGTGCGGTGCCCCTTGCCAACCTGTTCCTGCGGGATTTCGTCGTTTCCTTCCTCGCATCCGCCCTGCTGTTGATGGCGGTGGGTGTGTTGTTCTGGCACGTGCTGCGTTCCCGCGCGGCTTTGGAAGCGGAGAAGCAGAGCCTGAAAGTGGTGACGGACACCGTGGCGGACGGCCTCTACGCCATGGACAAGCAGGGCCTGGTGACCCTGCTCAATCCTTCCGCCGAGAAGCTCCTGGGTTTCAAGGAATCCGACGTGCTGGGCAAGGTGGGCCATGACCTGTTCCATTCCCATGCGGTCAACGAGCACCTGCCCAAGCACCTGTGCCCCATCTACCGCCAGGTGAGCCGCGGCGAGATATTCAATGGCGAGGAGGTCTTTTCCCGCCAGGATGGCAGTCACCTGCCGGTGGAGATATCCAGCCAGCCCATGCTGGACCACGGCAAGGTCTCGGGTTCGGTCACCGTCTTCCGCGACATCACCGAGCGCAAGAAGATGGAATCGGCCCTTACCGAGGCCAAGGCCGCGGCGGAAAACGCCAATCGCATGAAGAGCGAGTTCCTGGCCAACATGAGCCACGAGATCCGCACTCCCATGAACGGCATCATCGGCCTGACCCGTCTGGTGCTTGACAGCGACCTGGAGGCGGAACAGCGGGAGCACCTGGAGATGGTGCGCACTTCCGCTGATACCTTGATGACCATCATCAACGACATCCTGGATTTCTCCAAGATCGAAGCCGGACGCCTGACCCTCGAGCGCACCGCCTTCCGGGTGCGGTCCACCCTGGAGGCTGCGTTGCAGCCCCTGTTCGTACAGGCCCGCCAGAAGGGGCTGGAGATGACCCTGGACGTGGGGCGTGACGTGCCGGAGGTCATCGTCGGCGACCCGGTAAGACTCAGCCAGGTCCTCATCAACCTCGTGGGCAACGCGGTCAAGTTCACCCAGCAGGGCTGCATATCCGTGGAAGTGAGCCAGGTCGGGACGCGGGACCACATGGCCAGGCTTGGCTTCGGTGTCACCGACACAGGCACGGGGATCCCCGCGAACAAGCAGGAGTCCATTTTCGAATCCTTCTCCCAGGCGGATGCCTCCATCACGCGCAAGTACGGCGGCACCGGACTGGGGCTGGCCATCGTGCGCCAACTTGTGCGCATGATGGGGGGAGAGGTCCGGGTGGACAGCCGTCCGGGGCAGGGCAGCCGCTTCCATTTCGACCTGGATTTCAAGGTGGACGGGCGGTCTCTACAGACAGAGGGGCAAGCGGATTCCGTCGGGTATGCCACAGCCATGCACATCCTCCTGGTGGAGGACAATGCCGTGAACCGCAAGCTGGCCACGGTCTTGCTGGCCAAGGCCGGCCACCGGGTAAGCGTGGCGGAGGACGGCGGCGAGGCCCTGGCCCTGCTAACCCAACCCCATGATTACGATGCGGTGCTGCTGGACGTGCAGATGCCGGTCATGGACGGCCTCCAGGTGGCCCGGGCCCTGCGCCAGCACGAGGCCCTCCACGGTGGCCACCTGCCGGTCATCGCCCTCACCGCCAATGCCATGGTGGGGGATCGGGAGCGCTTCATGGATGCAGGCATGGACGACTATGTGTCCAAGCCGATCAATGTGGGCGAACTGTTAGAGGCTCTGGAGCGGGTCCAGGCCAGCTGA
- the polA gene encoding DNA polymerase I, producing the protein MTDTLLLVDGSSYLYRAFHAMPDLRAPDGSPTGALYGVINMLKRLRKDYPTAHAACVFDAKGKTFRDDWYPAYKAQRPPMPEDLAAQIAPLHEAIRALGWPLLMIQGVEADDVIGTLTHQAEAAGMKAVVSTGDKDLAQLVTPHVRLVNTMTNEVLDEAGVEGKFGVPPNRIIDYLTLIGDAVDNVPGVDKVGPKTAVKWLAEFGNLESLMARADEVKGKAGENLRAALDWLPMGRRLITVKTDVSLDVHPQDLRWGEEDKARLVELFSRYNFRTWLREARGEVDGTPDTGSLSGRTVDELSPTPQVPVSDVERHYESLLDEAALDRWLAKLAAADLVCVDTETTSLDPLQARIVGMSFSLEPGVAAYLPLAHHYAGAPDQLNLEAVLARLKPLLEDPAKAKVGQNLKYDWHVFMNHGVNLQGMVHDTLLQSYVLEAHERHDMDTLAARHLGESTIRYEEVCGKGANQIGFDQVDVERATAYAAEDADITLRLHHALHPRIAAETKLNHVYADIEMPLLPILCRMERTGVRLDSDLLRAHSDTLGREMLELEKKAHEAAGQPFNLNSPKQLGEILFNQMGLKPSKKTPGGAPSTNEDALQELALDHPLPRLILDYRALAKLKSTYTDKLPGMVNPATGRVHTTYSQAVAVTGRLSSNDPNLQNIPVRTPEGRKIREAFIAEPGHFIVSADYSQIELRIMAHLSGDESLLKAFQEDRDIHAATAAEVQGVPPEQVTSDMRRMAKAVNFGLIYGMSAFGLSAQLNVERNVAQAYIDRYFNRYPGVLDYMNRTREQARADGYVETLFGRRLYLPEIQRGGPRRQGAERAAINAPMQGTAADLIKLAMIAVQGWLDKAGLKSKLIMQVHDELVLEVPENELETIRSGLPEKMCGVADLKVPLKAELGVGPNWESAH; encoded by the coding sequence ATGACCGACACCCTGCTGCTGGTGGATGGCTCCAGCTATCTCTACCGCGCCTTCCACGCCATGCCCGACCTGCGGGCCCCGGACGGTTCACCCACCGGCGCCCTCTACGGCGTCATCAACATGCTGAAGCGCCTGCGCAAGGACTACCCCACCGCCCACGCCGCCTGCGTGTTCGACGCCAAGGGCAAGACCTTCCGGGACGACTGGTATCCGGCCTACAAGGCCCAGCGCCCGCCCATGCCCGAGGACCTGGCCGCCCAGATCGCCCCCCTGCACGAGGCCATCCGGGCCCTGGGCTGGCCCCTGCTCATGATCCAGGGGGTGGAGGCGGACGATGTCATCGGCACCCTCACCCACCAGGCGGAGGCGGCGGGCATGAAGGCCGTGGTGTCCACTGGCGACAAGGACCTGGCCCAGCTGGTGACGCCCCACGTGCGCCTGGTGAACACCATGACCAACGAGGTGCTGGACGAGGCCGGCGTGGAGGGCAAGTTCGGCGTGCCTCCGAATCGCATCATCGACTACCTGACCCTCATCGGCGACGCCGTGGACAATGTGCCCGGCGTGGACAAGGTAGGCCCCAAGACGGCGGTGAAGTGGCTGGCAGAGTTCGGCAATCTGGAGAGCCTAATGGCCCGGGCCGACGAGGTGAAGGGCAAGGCAGGCGAGAACCTGCGCGCCGCCCTGGACTGGCTGCCCATGGGGCGCAGGCTCATCACCGTGAAGACCGACGTGTCCCTGGACGTGCATCCCCAGGACCTGCGCTGGGGCGAGGAGGACAAGGCCAGGCTGGTGGAGCTGTTCTCCCGCTACAACTTCCGCACCTGGCTAAGGGAAGCCAGGGGGGAAGTCGATGGCACCCCGGACACAGGCTCTTTGTCCGGGAGAACTGTGGATGAACTGTCTCCCACACCCCAGGTTCCGGTTTCCGACGTCGAGCGCCATTACGAATCCCTCCTGGACGAGGCCGCACTGGACCGGTGGCTTGCAAAACTCGCCGCCGCCGATCTCGTCTGCGTGGACACGGAAACCACCAGCCTGGACCCCTTGCAGGCCAGGATCGTGGGCATGTCCTTCAGCCTGGAGCCCGGCGTGGCGGCCTACCTGCCCCTGGCCCACCACTATGCCGGCGCCCCGGACCAGCTGAACCTGGAAGCCGTGCTGGCCCGGCTCAAGCCCCTGCTGGAAGACCCGGCCAAGGCCAAGGTGGGCCAGAACCTGAAGTACGACTGGCACGTTTTCATGAACCACGGCGTGAATCTGCAGGGCATGGTCCACGACACCCTGCTGCAAAGCTACGTGCTGGAAGCCCACGAGCGCCACGACATGGACACCCTGGCGGCCCGGCACCTGGGGGAGTCCACCATCAGGTACGAGGAGGTGTGCGGCAAGGGGGCCAATCAGATCGGCTTCGACCAGGTGGACGTGGAACGGGCCACGGCCTACGCCGCCGAGGACGCGGACATCACCCTGCGCCTGCATCACGCCCTGCATCCACGCATCGCCGCCGAGACGAAGCTGAACCACGTCTATGCCGACATCGAGATGCCCCTGCTGCCCATCCTGTGCCGCATGGAGCGCACCGGCGTGCGCCTGGATAGCGACCTGCTGCGGGCCCACTCCGACACCCTGGGCCGGGAGATGCTGGAGTTGGAGAAGAAGGCCCATGAAGCGGCGGGCCAGCCCTTCAACCTGAATTCCCCCAAGCAACTGGGCGAGATTCTGTTCAACCAGATGGGCCTCAAGCCCAGCAAGAAGACACCGGGCGGCGCTCCCTCCACCAACGAGGACGCGTTGCAGGAACTGGCCCTGGACCACCCCCTGCCCAGGCTGATCCTGGACTACCGGGCCCTGGCCAAGCTGAAATCCACCTACACGGACAAGCTGCCGGGCATGGTGAACCCCGCCACGGGCCGGGTGCACACCACCTACTCCCAGGCCGTGGCGGTGACCGGGCGGTTGTCGTCCAACGACCCCAACCTGCAGAACATCCCCGTGCGCACGCCGGAGGGCCGCAAGATCCGGGAGGCCTTCATCGCCGAGCCGGGCCACTTCATCGTCTCCGCCGACTACTCCCAGATCGAGCTCAGGATCATGGCGCACCTGTCTGGGGACGAGAGCCTGCTCAAGGCCTTCCAGGAAGACCGGGACATCCACGCCGCCACCGCCGCCGAGGTCCAGGGCGTGCCCCCGGAGCAGGTGACATCGGACATGCGGCGCATGGCCAAGGCGGTGAACTTCGGCCTCATCTACGGCATGTCCGCCTTCGGTTTGAGCGCCCAGCTCAACGTGGAGCGCAACGTGGCCCAGGCCTACATCGACCGCTACTTCAATCGCTACCCCGGCGTGCTGGACTACATGAACCGCACCCGGGAACAGGCCCGCGCGGATGGCTACGTGGAAACCCTGTTCGGCCGCCGCCTCTATCTGCCGGAAATCCAGCGCGGCGGCCCCCGCCGCCAGGGCGCCGAGCGGGCCGCCATCAACGCCCCCATGCAGGGCACGGCGGCGGACCTGATCAAGCTGGCCATGATCGCCGTGCAGGGCTGGCTGGATAAAGCCGGCTTGAAGTCGAAGCTCATCATGCAGGTCCACGACGAACTGGTGCTGGAAGTGCCGGAGAACGAGCTGGAAACCATCCGGTCAGGCCTGCCGGAGAAGATGTGCGGCGTGGCGGACCTGAAGGTGCCCCTCAAGGCGGAACTGGGCGTTGGACCGAATTGGGAGTCTGCCCATTGA